The genomic region CGTACCCACGCTGGCCACGGCCGCTACCGACGCCGCGTTTCCGCACATTCCTCGCCAAAAGAATTTCGGATCGGGGCTAAATCTGTCCACGAACGACGTACACGGTGCCTTCCTAGGCGCGAATAGTTGGAACGGCACTAGATGATACCGCGTTCGGCCAGGCTCACGAACCGCCCGCGCCCGATGATGAGATGGTCGTGCACCCGCAGGCCGAGGAGCCGCGCGCACTCGACGAGCTGGCGCGTGAGTCTGACGTCCTCCCGGCTCGGCGCCGGATCCCCGCTCGGGTGATTGTGCAGCAGGATGACGGAGGCGGCCGATTCCAGGATGGCCGGCTTGAAGACCTCGCGCGGGTGAACCAGGCTGGCCGACAGGGTGCCCTCGGACACCACGCAGTCGCGCAGCAGCCCGTTCTGCGCGTCCAGCAGCGCCACCCGGAACACCTCGCGCTTGAGATCCTCCATCAGGGGCCCGAACGCCGTGAAGACCTCGGCGGGAGTGGACAGGACCGTGCGCTGGCCGGGGGTCCGGGCCCGCAAGCGGCGACTCAGCTCGAACGCGGCGACGAGCCGCGCCGCCTTGACCGGTCCCACGCCTCGCTGGCGGGTCAGCTCGCCCACCTCCCGCGACGCGACGTCGGCCAGGGAGCCGTAGGTCGCCAGCATCTCGCGGGCGACGTCGACGGCGCTCTTGTCGCGCGTACCCGAGCCCAGTTGGAGCGCGAGCAGCTCGGCGTCGGCGAGCGCGCTCGGGCCCTTCCAGTACAGGCGCTCGCGCGGACGCTCGCTCGCCGGCCCCCGATCCATGATGATGTCGTTCTCTAACGCGCCGGCGCGGCACGGTCAACGCCGACTCTTCGATACGCCCGGTCCCGCGCTCGCCGGGGCCGGGCAATGATCCGGCCATCAGGGCCGGTGGATCGTGATCTCGCGAGGCTCGTCGCCGAGCCCGGCGATGTGCACGCGGATGGTCCGGCGCGGGAGCAGCGGCAGCAGCTGATCGGCCCATTCGATCACCGTCACGCCGCCCTCGTCGAAGAGTTCCGGCAGCCCGAGGTCCATCAGCTCCGTGAGGCTCTGCGTCCGGTAGGCGTCGACGTGGTAGACGGGCAGGCGGCCGCGATACTCGTTGATGAGCACGAAGGTGGGGCTGGTGGCGTGGACCGCGACGCCCAGGCCCCGGACCAGTCCCTGGATGAAGCAGGTCTTGCCGGCGCCCAGCTCGCCCGCCAGGGCCACCACGTCGCCCGCCTCGAGGGTCCGGCCCAGGCGCTCACCCGCGGCCTCCGTTTCGGCGGGACTCCGGGTGACGATCGCTGCGTCAGCCGTCATGACCGGCGAGCGCGGTGAACGCCTCGGGCAGCGCGGCGATCACGTCGCTCGCGATCAGCGCCTCCTCGCCCAGGCGCGCGGCAGCGAGATCGCCCGCCCGGCCGTGCAGATACACCGCCGCCCGCAAGGCCGCGCTCGCCTCCATCCCGCGCGCCAGGAAGGCGCCGACCATGCCGGTGAGGACGTCGCCCGTGCCGCCGCTGGCCATCCCGGGGTTGCCCGTCGGGTTCACGTACACCTCGCCCGAGGGCGCGGCAATGACGGTTCCGGCGCCCTTGAGCGCGACGTGCACGCGCTGCGCCTTCGCGAACTCGCGCGCGGTCGCGATCCGGTCACGCTCCACCTCCGCCACCTTGGTTCCCAGCATCCGCGCCATCTCGCCGGGATGGGGCGTGAGGCACCGCGGCGCCGGGGCGGCGCGCAGCACCTCCAGATAACCGCCCAGCGCCGTCAGCGCGTCGGCGTCGATCACCAGGGGCCGGGGGAGATCACGCGCCAGCTCCCGTGCCAGCGCCTGGGTCTCGGCGTCGAGACCGAGCCCGGGGCCCAGGGCGACGGCGTCGCGCGCCGCGGCCAACTCGGCGATGACCCCTTTGGCCCCGAGCGCTACCGTCCGGGCGGCGGTCTCGGCGAGCGCCGCGGTCATCGCCTCCAGCAGGAGGCTCGCCACCACCGGCTGCTGGCTCACTGCCGTGGCCACGGTCACGAGCCCGGCGCCGCTCCTCATCGCCGCCCGCGAAGCGAGCGCCGCCGCGCCGGTCTTGCCGAGCGAGCCGGCGATGATCAGCAGATGCCCGTACGTCCCCTTGTGAGCCGCCCGCGGGCGCGGGGGAAGCAGCCGCGCGACGTCGTCGGCCTCGAGCAGGAACGTCGTGATGCCGCGGACCACTTCGCCGACGGGGATCCCGATCGGCACCACCGTGACGCGGCCGGCGAAGTCCACGCCGGGGCCCGTCACCAGTCCGCGCTTGAGCCCGGCGAAGGTGACCGTCAGCGTCGCCAGGACCGCCGGGCCCGCTGGCGCGCCCCCGTCGGCGGGCAGCCCGGAGGGAATGTCGAGCGCGACGACGGGGCGACCGCTGGCGTTGATGAGCTCGATCACGCGCGCGACCAAACCGCCCGGCGCGCCGCGGGCGCCGGTGCCCAGCAGGGCGTCGACGACGAGGTCGGCGCGACCGAGGTCGCCGGCCACTGCCGCGTCGTCCGCCACGCGGATGGGGCGGAGGCCGCTCCGCCGCAGCTCGGCGAGCTTGACCCCGGCGTCCCCCCCGATCTCCTCCGGGGGTGCGGTCAGCCACACCGAAGGACGACAGCCGCGCCGCTTGAGCCAGCGCGCGACGACGAAGCCGTCGCCGGCGTTGCCGCCCTTGCCGCAGACGATCGCGACGCGCGCCGCTCGCCCGGCGGCGCGCGGGGGCAACAGACGGAGAATCTCCTCGGCGGCGCCCCGTCCAGCGTTCTCCATCAGGGTGGCGCCGGCGAGGCCGAGCTCGGCGATGGCGCGCCGGTCGAGGCGCCGCATCTCCTCGGCGCTGAAGATCGGCAGCACGGTGACTACCGCGCCGGCGGCAGGGCCACGGCCTGAGTCAGGAAGTCGGCGAGGATCGCCGTGTACACCTCCCGCCACTCCGTGCGGGCGGCGCGCGGCAGCTCGACGTGCAGCGCGCGCTCGGGCAATCTCAGGATCCCCACCCGCTTGGCGCCCGAGGCCGTGTAGAGCAGCGTATCGGCGGGCTCCATCCACACCTCGAGCCGCGGCGCCCCCGGGTGGCGCCCCAGGTGCGCGTCGCGGATCAGCTCCAGCAGCGTGCGCAGCTTGAGGGCCCGCTCGTGGTCGACGCCGACCGTGGCGATCTCGATGCGCGCGGTGGCTTCCCGCCGGTTGTTGCCGTGGATTTCCATGTAGAAGGCGAGCGGCCCCTGGGCCGCCTCGCGCACCCGCTGCTCGTAGGCGTCGTACACGCGGCGGGCGTCGTCCGTGGCGACCTCCTCGCTCGGCGGTCGGCCGGGCACGCCCTCGAACGGACGGTTGACCTGGTAGCGACGTCCGGGACCATCGCGGGTCTCTCGCTCCAGGGCAAACCCGCTCGCGACCACCAGGCCGAAGCCCGTGCGTCGCGCCACCTCGGCGGCGATGTCGCCGGTGCGGGGATCGGAGGTGCCGTGCGGCGCCGCGATCACCACGCCCGGTCGCCCCGGACGCACCGCGATGTAGCCGCGCGCGCCGTCCAGCGGGAGGTCGACCGGGTGGGCCGCGCAACCATAGAGGACGAGTGAGGCGGAGGTCACGCTAGCGAGGCGGCTGATGAGGGGACGGGCGCTCGCAGTCCAGCTCACGGAACGAGGCTCCCTCCGACGAGGAATCGGCCACCAGCATGGCCTGGGCCATGGCGTAGTCGCCGTCGTGCGTGAGGGCCAGCAGCATGTGGCTGCCGCCCCGGGCCAGACCGATTTCGCGCGAACGGCCCGACAGCACCAGGACCGGTGCCTGCCCGCGCTCCCGCCGCACCTCCAGCTCGCGCCAGCGGATCCCCATCCGGAGCCCGGTGCCCAGCGCCTTGAGGGCCGCCTCCTTGGCGGCGAAGCGGGCGGCGAAGTGGGGCACGGGGTCCCGCCGGGCCCGGCAGTAGGCGATCTCCTGCTCGGTGAAGACGCGGGTGAGGAAGCGCTCCTGCCAGCGCTCGATGACCTCGCGCATGCGCGGCAAGTGGACCAGATCCACACCGATGCCCCTGACGGTCACGGCGCACCGATCAGGTCGCGGATCATGCCCGCCAGCTCGTCGGCCATCGCCCGGATGCGCTGGCCGTCGGCGCCTTCGATCATCACGCGGGCGAGCGGCTCGGTGCCGGAGTAGCGGATGAGGATGCGGCCGGCGCCGTCCATCTCGCGCTCGAAGACGCGCACCCGGTCGCCGAGGCCCGCCAGCGACGCGAGCGGAGGCTTGGCGCGGACGGCAACGTTGATGAGCACCTGGGGGAATTTGGTGAGGCACCCCGCCAGCGACGCGAGCGACTCCCCCGTGTCCCGCATCACGCTGAGGAGCGCCAGCGCCGAGAGGATGCCGTCGCCCGCCGGCGAGTGGTCGAGGAACAGCAGGTGCCCCGACTGCTCGCCGCCGAGATTGGCGCCGCGCCGCTGCATCTCCTCGTACACGTGGCGGTCGCCGACCTGGGTCTTCACCACCTCGATGCCGGCGGCGCGCAGCGCCTGGTCGAGGCCGAGATTGGCCATGA from Candidatus Methylomirabilota bacterium harbors:
- the radC gene encoding DNA repair protein RadC — encoded protein: MDRGPASERPRERLYWKGPSALADAELLALQLGSGTRDKSAVDVAREMLATYGSLADVASREVGELTRQRGVGPVKAARLVAAFELSRRLRARTPGQRTVLSTPAEVFTAFGPLMEDLKREVFRVALLDAQNGLLRDCVVSEGTLSASLVHPREVFKPAILESAASVILLHNHPSGDPAPSREDVRLTRQLVECARLLGLRVHDHLIIGRGRFVSLAERGII
- the tsaE gene encoding tRNA (adenosine(37)-N6)-threonylcarbamoyltransferase complex ATPase subunit type 1 TsaE, translating into MTADAAIVTRSPAETEAAGERLGRTLEAGDVVALAGELGAGKTCFIQGLVRGLGVAVHATSPTFVLINEYRGRLPVYHVDAYRTQSLTELMDLGLPELFDEGGVTVIEWADQLLPLLPRRTIRVHIAGLGDEPREITIHRP
- a CDS encoding NAD(P)H-hydrate dehydratase → MLPIFSAEEMRRLDRRAIAELGLAGATLMENAGRGAAEEILRLLPPRAAGRAARVAIVCGKGGNAGDGFVVARWLKRRGCRPSVWLTAPPEEIGGDAGVKLAELRRSGLRPIRVADDAAVAGDLGRADLVVDALLGTGARGAPGGLVARVIELINASGRPVVALDIPSGLPADGGAPAGPAVLATLTVTFAGLKRGLVTGPGVDFAGRVTVVPIGIPVGEVVRGITTFLLEADDVARLLPPRPRAAHKGTYGHLLIIAGSLGKTGAAALASRAAMRSGAGLVTVATAVSQQPVVASLLLEAMTAALAETAARTVALGAKGVIAELAAARDAVALGPGLGLDAETQALARELARDLPRPLVIDADALTALGGYLEVLRAAPAPRCLTPHPGEMARMLGTKVAEVERDRIATAREFAKAQRVHVALKGAGTVIAAPSGEVYVNPTGNPGMASGGTGDVLTGMVGAFLARGMEASAALRAAVYLHGRAGDLAAARLGEEALIASDVIAALPEAFTALAGHDG
- the acpS gene encoding holo-ACP synthase is translated as MTVRGIGVDLVHLPRMREVIERWQERFLTRVFTEQEIAYCRARRDPVPHFAARFAAKEAALKALGTGLRMGIRWRELEVRRERGQAPVLVLSGRSREIGLARGGSHMLLALTHDGDYAMAQAMLVADSSSEGASFRELDCERPSPHQPPR